TATGTTTGATTAATCTTTTGATAATGTTTATcctaaatttgaatttgaacacCGATGGATATGTATTAATTTTGTTACCAGTTTTCTAACAGTAGAGAAGGAATTTCCACAAAGTCTGGATCAACACACAATCCAGAAATTCTGGCAAACGATGCACGGTTGCAAATTTGTTGAACCTAAAgtggttttaaaaataacatcagAATAAAGGTGAAAGGTAAATAATGTCATGTGCaaacaaaactaaatttaaacaaGCAAGTAATATGCCACACCTGCATGAAAATACTGCACAATTTATACCCAAATTCAAGCTATTACAGAATGAATCTTACTAATAACTTAGGTAGAGCAATTAGTAATCATAAAAATCGAGTAGatcataaaaaacaatatcTCCCTAGAATTGCCAACTCATTAGTCAGTGAGTTCAGTGTTTGATAACAATGCTtgtaacatatttaaatatcataaataaaaggACAAGTGTAtgtaaaatactaaaaaaaagaaTGTCAATTATAGTCAACTTCcatttatttttacctttcccCCAAACCCAGCTAGCAAATAGAAGAATTATAAGGCATATCATGATACATAAAAATATGGTTCTGATTAGGAAATCATGTTTAATGCAAGCAAAAGCAAACATACCACGTGGCCAAACTCATGGAAAAGGCTGACCACTTCAGAAAACCGCAATAATCCAGAACTACCATCAGTTTCCTTCTGATACTGAGATATTAGCAACGCAACTGgtatctgaataaacaaaaaagggacaaaatttaagaaagagaaagaagctCATGATTTTTTGTTCATACAATTCCCAAGGtcctaattttattaataaacagCCATGCATGAAGATCACGTTGGTGTCTTATTCACCATACagatttaaacaaaacaaaaaaatagataCATCACGGCCAGCCATGCATTAAAGGTCTGCCAGCTCTTAGCTATATAAGCAAACATTACATCTCTAAACTCTAAagtgttttcttaattttatgtCTTAAACTATGACAGATTAGAAATGCGCTCTGAGGTTAAGACTAGAACTAGGCCCTTGTTTTTCTCTTGACAACAGTTCTTGATAGAGTTCTGATTGTATCCATCCAGTTGGTAAAGTTTCGTAAAGCAATGACACACTTCAAAGGTTTGGAACGAAGAAAGATAAAGACCAGAATTGCAAGGTAATGTGATTCATGCTGTGACTACAGCACCTCTTTGGTGTTCATTGCATggtctttttttacttttaagcAAATCGCTCTATCTGATAATTACGAAGAGTCaacttcttaaaaaaaacatattaaactgAATATAAGAACCGACACATGCACCAAAACAGAGATAAAAACGGTCCTTTACATGGATAAGAAAAGAAACTTCCAAAGCCTACCCAACTACATAGGAAAAGGTGCTCACAATCAGaataattataaactttaactttaattcacaaaaaaaaaaaaaacctgttTTGCCCCACTGATTGTTAATGCGCTGTTCTGGAGAGCCAACACACAAGTATGATCATATTTTCCTTCCCTGTAATAATAAGCAACATGAAACTGTGCCCACCTTTCACTGGCAAACAATTGATGTAGCAGAAGCACAAATAGTTAAAAAGTTCGACCTTGCGAACAAATCAAGGTAACAATAACCTAAGAGTTCGCTAGAACCCAAGTCCAGCACTGTAAAAACACGAACATCAGAATGCCAAACATCTCCTGAAATCTCCTCAAACCTTAAGCCTGTGAGAAAAATGCAAGAATAAGTAGCAATATACATTCTATGACGAAGAAATCAATATttggaaaagtaaaaaaaaataatgataaaatatgttcAGCCCAAGTTAAGCAGTCAAGCAGTTCACTGAGTAGGCAAATCGTTACTCGGGAACCACACTTTATGAACGTTTATGTAAGATATATAATTACCAAATAGATCTTGGACAATTTTGAAGATCCCAGATAGAACCACACTAATCGGAAAGTATTGCTTGATTTCTCCAAAATCCAAATCGTAGCTCTGTTCTTCAATCCGTTTTACATAATATAGTAGGTCCTCAATTCCAAATGGAagctctccttcttctttcttctgatGTCATAATGAAATCAGTAATGcgataaatataaattaatgtaaaaagcaTACACCAAAAAAATGTAAACCTTCAAATCTTTCAACATATTAAGTTCTTTCGTGGCCAAGTCAGTTAAACTTGCTGATATGTCTTTCAGGAACTCAAACACCTGGATGAAATTCAGAAGAAAAATCCAGAATCAGATATCAGGATCACGGAAAGAGTTTAAAAAACAGTgcaaaattaaatatagaaatcTCTCAAGTTACAAATTACACTCAGATTATGGCAAAGAAACAAGTTCATCTCTGATTACcatttccctttttattttcccaGTATCATCCAGCATGCTGCAGTTATTCCTTATTAGACTAGACTGAGCTAAGAAAGTTCgcaaaacatttattttaattttaaattagagcTGTCCTGCACCTGCTGTCATCAAAGAGAAACCCAAATATAGCATATTTACAATGAATTTCTAATTAATCTCATGTGTGTCAATATCTAAGACATCTTTTGTGTAAACTATAGAACTAGACTAGAATTTTGAGATATTCATTGCTGCCTCCAACATTATGCACACAAGGGCTCAAATTGCTCTTAGTACCAGATAACATCTGACAACAACTATCTCAATAACATTCTTATGATTTTACTTTTCAGCATAATTGATGTGTTAAAACCTATTCATATAAGGAAATACCGGATAGAAGAGAAAAGCTTAATATAGAGATAGGAAGTATAAACAAGTGAGTAACCAGAGAAGCCTGGTTGCATGATACATTGCTCAgttttactttctttctttcagaaACATTTATCTACTGagaaaaacttacaaaaaaaatagtttcaatGGAATGCTCTTCCACTTATATGCAGACCAACGAAAACTAATTCATGGAATAATCTAACTAGTTTCTGATGGAAAATAGATTATTGCATTCCCATGATGAGATTACCAACCTTTTTAGGAGTCTTTGCCATTCTAACATCGATGGCATACTCTGCATAGCATGAAAAGCCAAGTAAACGAGCATATTTATGACGCTGTTGCACCTGAATCAACCCAATGAAATATCAACAAGAACAaactttaaaatgattataCTAATAAACAAGTCCAGAAGTAACAAAATTAAGAACCATAGAAAACAATATGAAAGATGTCAGACAAATCTACAATTTATATTTCTCATAATTTGATAGTCTcatacaaatttaaaactaaactatATCCATTCAAATCCAATACGTACCACTGTCTTAATAGTCACTACTATTTATTGGTAAAGTTGCTCATATTAGCAAtataaaacttcaaaattacataggaaacataatttttctacaaaactcttgttaataaaaacaaagtaaCCAGAGGTTTAATGATTGTCAAATTATCAGTGACCTGTAACACAGTCCAATCACAGGATAATTTTCAATTTACGCCTCTGAATTAGGATAGAAGTAtttgatagaaaataaataagtggAATCCTTACTCCTTAATGAGTAATGCCAATGAATGAAAATTACCAGGCTTTCCAAGACAGAAATGTTGGTATCCCCACACCGCTTCCCATATGCCCCTGCTACCATCTTCCTAGTAGTTCCAACCTTCATGTGCTCAATATATAATAGACCTCGTCAGTATATTTccccaaataaataaaaataaacacaaagaTCTACCAAGTTAAAAGGAGAAAATACAACATTCTATAGAAATACTAAGATGGTCTGATGTTACAATGCTGCTAGTGTTTGGGCAATGATGTTCTGAGATTGATATTTGTGCTTATGCCTATTGAAATATTCAAATGATCTAACAGCAAAATATTTTTCGTGTACTAAATCACTGTACTGCTTAGCTACTGTCTTTTTGTATCACATTAAGCAACAATATCAATTAACTAATTTGCCAAccaaataatgaattaaaaaatgataactCAGTGTGAACtatcaataaacaaaaaaaaaaaagtcattgtGGGAAAAAATAAACTGTAGCCCTTTGTAAAAAGATGTTTAACGCAAAGGGAAGGCAAAGGGAAGGACGTATCTTAGCTTCTTGGTCTAGATCTTTCCCAAATCAAACTCACACGGAAAGCATTAGTCAAATAGTCATTCCTccaaattttaaacttttacaGATACAAGAACCCATTTTATTAAACCATATACAAAAAATTTCTGCTTCTTCTCACTAGTAGTTTACATGTAGCGCAAGAGTcaatttaatatcaattatttagCAAATAATTATTTAGCTATTAGTTTACATCCATTCCCCATACCTTGCAAAATTGAAGTACAGCTGCAACGTGATGACTTCTCAgggaaattttaaatttcccATTTTCCGATTTGTCTAATTCCTGTAGAGAAATgcatttaattcaataatattgcaaccagaaaaaataaattagcaaTTGAAGCCGATGCAAAATCAGAAACAAGCCCCCAAAATGCATGATCGCTTGATTAGAGTTAAATTAGATATCTGCATCACAGTCGTCTGgaagaaatatttaatcaatCTGTGTAAGACATGGAGAGCGAACTAGTGCATTGCGTTATGTATAACTTAAATAGTCCAGTCAGTTAAATATCGTCTTATCTTACAATTTATGTTGCTGATACTTCTTTTATACTCTCGTTTTTCAACCTCCGAAATAATGGTTCCTTTCAATTCTTCTTTGCTAAGTCGAAAGATCCATACTTCAGGGATGgattttggattttaaattGACTGTGGAGAGAATTGTTTTCAAAAGGAGATGGAGGGTGTCACATTGTGTGGATGTATAATaagtaaaaactaaatattactgtTTACTTAGGGGTAGAAATAGGGTGGAAGTAAATggaaatcaaattattattgaCCTATTTCCACTGTGGGAAGGTAAGGAAAGGGGCTGGTTTAGAAATATGCAAACGCATCCCTGTAAGTAGAAAACTAAAGGCAACAGGTTACTCAATGACCCCTCCATTTTTAAATAGGAGTCCCAAACCTACATGAGTGATATGATTGTCCCTTTCCTTTAGTTGTCCTATTTTGTCCCAATTACAGAAAGTGGAAAGTCGTGTAGTGTTTTAGGATTGAATAGTTCACAGAAGAGCAGCCATTCCAAGTCCAATCACAAATAGTGTTCAACTTAGAAAGAcaattaatatgatatttatgGATGAAGAAATAATAGAAGACAGAGGGattaataacaatttaatttgTCACAGATTTCAAAGTACATAATGCATGAGAGTATTAAAAGTTGACTTTGGGGAAGATGCAAAAAGGGAAAGGAAAAATTTCAGAAACATGCCTACACTATTGAAATGGATTGATgaaaaaacacaacaacaacaaccaagcCTTTTCTCATGAGGTGGAACTGGCTAATTGGATCAAATGAAGTCATAAGGTACTGTAGTAAATCATATCTATAGACAATTTAATCCTTATTGATTGAAGGAAGAATAGGCACACTAAACCTTGAGAAATTCCAGAGGTAATCCAACTAACTCTGATTCACTGAAGAGGAAAATCTTGGTATCGTCATTGAGATTTTGGATATATTTGATGCTTAACTCATCAATCTCAGCTCTTATACGCTGCAGCTCTTCTCTTTTGCTTGCAGTGAGGTTCAGTCCATTTCGCTCAAAGTCTCTCACCTGTCACTGATtggaaaaaaatcaaatatggATTTCATACATTCAAGGAAAAGTATAATAGGACACGGTGCAATACTACATTCACCTTGTTCATGCTATTACTTTCGAAGAAAAtcctgcataaaaaaaaaaaaattaaagctaGACTACATTCAAACAACTCCTTGGCT
This sequence is a window from Vigna angularis cultivar LongXiaoDou No.4 chromosome 2, ASM1680809v1, whole genome shotgun sequence. Protein-coding genes within it:
- the LOC108327003 gene encoding probable thimet oligopeptidase isoform X1, with protein sequence MTESEGKRAKIVKEKKGGSLLVFTGGAAVLAIAANLAITALKHRKEKNAKKKDLAGSKVRVNLSAPEILKLSEQIIANSKKVHNSVASVPLDKVTYANVIEPLAELQAQQFPLVQSCVFQKMVSTREDVRKASAEAERRIDDHFDACSKREDVYLVIKAFAVRGEKMNAEGRRFVQTLVRDFERNGLNLTASKREELQRIRAEIDELSIKYIQNLNDDTKIFLFSESELVGLPLEFLKELDKSENGKFKISLRSHHVAAVLQFCKVGTTRKMVAGAYGKRCGDTNISVLESLVQQRHKYARLLGFSCYAEYAIDVRMAKTPKKVFEFLKDISASLTDLATKELNMLKDLKKKEEGELPFGIEDLLYYVKRIEEQSYDLDFGEIKQYFPISVVLSGIFKIVQDLFGLRFEEISGDVWHSDVRVFTVLDLGSSELLGYCYLDLFAREGKYDHTCVLALQNSALTISGAKQIPVALLISQYQKETDGSSGLLRFSEVVSLFHEFGHVVQQICNRASFARISGLCVDPDFVEIPSLLLENWCYESYSLKLISGFHQDITKPLKDDICNSIKRWRTSFSALKLKQDILCCLFDQIIHSTDNIDVHELFKHLHPMEMLGLPIPEGTNPASYFPSTVIGYEAACYSRIWSEVCAADIFASKFCNDVSNQHAGMQFRNNVLATVGMKDPNDVLSDFLGREPSIQAYIENKVNYVS
- the LOC108327003 gene encoding probable thimet oligopeptidase isoform X2 codes for the protein MTESEGKRAKIVKEKKGGSLLVFTGGAAVLAIAANLAITALKHRKEKNAKKKDLAGSKVRVNLSAPEILKLSEQIIANSKKVHNSVASVPLDKVTYANVIEPLAELQAQQFPLVQSCVFQKMVSTREDVRKASAEAERRIDDHFDACSKREDVYLVIKAFAVRGEKMNAEGRRFVQTLVRDFERNGLNLTASKREELQRIRAEIDELSIKYIQNLNDDTKIFLFSESELVGLPLEFLKELDKSENGKFKISLRSHHVAAVLQFCKVGTTRKMVAGAYGKRCGDTNISVLESLVQQRHKYARLLGFSCYAEYAIDVRMAKTPKKVFEFLKDISASLTDLATKELNMLKDLKKEEGELPFGIEDLLYYVKRIEEQSYDLDFGEIKQYFPISVVLSGIFKIVQDLFGLRFEEISGDVWHSDVRVFTVLDLGSSELLGYCYLDLFAREGKYDHTCVLALQNSALTISGAKQIPVALLISQYQKETDGSSGLLRFSEVVSLFHEFGHVVQQICNRASFARISGLCVDPDFVEIPSLLLENWCYESYSLKLISGFHQDITKPLKDDICNSIKRWRTSFSALKLKQDILCCLFDQIIHSTDNIDVHELFKHLHPMEMLGLPIPEGTNPASYFPSTVIGYEAACYSRIWSEVCAADIFASKFCNDVSNQHAGMQFRNNVLATVGMKDPNDVLSDFLGREPSIQAYIENKVNYVS